TTTTGGGATGCAGATAAGTCGAGAATTTGGATCTGAAGAAAAAGCGATTCTTCTTGGCGCAGTTGTGTTTTTTGATCCAATGTTTGGGGCCACAGGAGGCAGCTTGAATGTGAGTCTTAGAGGAGCTGATATTATGGTTTCTTATAAGGAAAAAATAACGCAAATTGGAGCTAAGATTAATCTCGATTCTTTTATTAAGGCCTTAGACGGAAAAGGGCGTAAAATTAAAACGAGCCCAGGAAGCAAGGTGGAAGTGTTTTATAATAACGATGGAGCTGCTCTGTACAACAACCAAGGAGGCTCACTTGAGTTGATTGATTATGTTCCATTTGAAAGCACAGAGCAGGCGCAAAAAGTACTTGGAGAAATTGGAAGTAATAAGGGCAACGGAAAGATAAAAGGATCAAGGGCACAGAGAAAAGCTAAAAGGGAAAAAATAAAACAGCAAAAAGAAATGAATAAAAAGAAGGCTGTTGATAATATTTTGGAGTTAATGATTGATCAGAATATTGAAGATATAGAGGCTGAGGAAGCAGAAAATGTGAAGGGATCCAAAAGAGTCGGTAAAAGTGAAGGAAAAAGCGAATCATCGTCTAGCTTGACTAAGGGTGGTATTGCCTTTGATTCCAATAAGATTGATATGCAAATTGAAGGCACGGGACTTGAATTTGATTTTCCAGATAGTTTAATCACAAGTGAAATGCGTAATTTGATGGGGCTTGTGCCTCAGATTATTAACTTTACACCAGTAACAAATCCTATTTCATTGATTGGGCCTTTGGTCAAAATGGAAGAATAGAATTTCTTTAAAAAAGGAGAAAGAATGAACTATGCCACGGGTTTCTTGAGAAACAAATTTATTGCTAGATTTGTTATATTAATTATTTTTCTTAATTTTACTATTCCTACCCAAGCGATTTCTGCTTCAAAAGCAAACCTCAAGAGTTTTAGTCGCAATGCTGCACCTGCGAAAACGGTTGCTTCAGAAGATCAAGGCCAATCTCTGAATAAAATTCCGGATTCTTTTTTTGAAGATATGCAAGGCGATTCCTCTGATGGTTCAACGCCGCTAGGTAGTTTTACTTGGGGTCAAGAACAAAAGCTCCTTGCTTTTGATAGCGCGGCTCAAGATTCTTATGGTTATGCGGTTGCGATATCAGAAAATACTGCTGTGGTGGGAAGCCCTTACGATGATGATAACGGCAACAATTCTGGGTCTGTTTATATTTATACAAAAAATGCTGGAACATGGGTTTACAGTCAGAAAATTAAAGAAAGTAACGCGATTGATTATTTTGGTCAATCTGTTGCGATTTCTGGAGATGTTATTGCTGTGGGAGCTCCGTTGGATGATGAGAACGGAATGAACGCTGGGGCGGCGTATATTTTTAAAAAGAATGCATCGGGCATATGGGTTAAAATTAATAAAATTATTGCTTCCGATGGTGCCGCCGGAGATGAATTTGGTGCGGCTGTTTCTGTCTTCGGTGATATAGCTGTTGTTGGAGCTTATTTACATGACGATACAAGCGATGATTGTGGCGCGGCATATATTTTTAAGGAAAACGCGAGCGGGACATCATGGTCGCAAGTTGATGAACTCCTTGCTAATGATGGGGCTGAAAATGATTATTTTGGATCGTCTGTTTCCGTATTCGGCGATATTGCTATTGTTGGCGCTCATAGAGACGATGACAATGGATCGAATTCTGGATCAGCATATATTTTCAAGAAGAATGCCAGCGGTTTATGGCCATTTAGCCAGAAGCTTATTGCTTCTGATGGCGCTGAGGGTGATTCTTTTGGCTTTGCTGTTTCTGTATCGGGGGACAAGGCGATCATTGGAGCGCACCTTGACGATGACAACGGACCTGGATCTGGGTCTGCGTATGTTTACACAAAAAATGCTGCTGGCGTTTGGTTGCAGGCTAATAAGCTTTTTGCCTCTGATGGTGCTAGTGAAGATTTTTTTGGTTCATCTGTATCTATAATTGATGGGGCTGCGATTGTTGGCGCGCGTTATCATTCTCATCCAGAATCAGATCGTGGAGCTGCGTATATTTTTGATGAAGGTTTAAATTGGGCTGAAACTAAAGAGCTTCTTGCCTCGGATGGTGCGCAGAATGATTATTTTAGTTGGTCGGTTGGCATTTCAAATGATACGGTTATTGTGGGTGCACCGAGAGATGATGACAACGGATCGAATTCTGGATCAGCATATATTTTTACTTCCGAAGGACCTGCTGGCTATACTGTCAGCGGAACGATCTTAGATATTAATGGAAACAATATTGCCTCAGCGCAATTAACAAAAGTAATCAATGGCACATCATCTGTGATCAATGTTCCAAATGGGACTTATTCGTTTACTGTGAATCATGGCGATAATGTTTCTGTTGTGCCTTCAGCTCCTGGGTATAGTTTTCCAGCAGGATTAGCCGATAATCCGAGTTGGGCAGGTGTT
The sequence above is drawn from the Candidatus Omnitrophota bacterium genome and encodes:
- a CDS encoding FG-GAP repeat protein, which produces MNYATGFLRNKFIARFVILIIFLNFTIPTQAISASKANLKSFSRNAAPAKTVASEDQGQSLNKIPDSFFEDMQGDSSDGSTPLGSFTWGQEQKLLAFDSAAQDSYGYAVAISENTAVVGSPYDDDNGNNSGSVYIYTKNAGTWVYSQKIKESNAIDYFGQSVAISGDVIAVGAPLDDENGMNAGAAYIFKKNASGIWVKINKIIASDGAAGDEFGAAVSVFGDIAVVGAYLHDDTSDDCGAAYIFKENASGTSWSQVDELLANDGAENDYFGSSVSVFGDIAIVGAHRDDDNGSNSGSAYIFKKNASGLWPFSQKLIASDGAEGDSFGFAVSVSGDKAIIGAHLDDDNGPGSGSAYVYTKNAAGVWLQANKLFASDGASEDFFGSSVSIIDGAAIVGARYHSHPESDRGAAYIFDEGLNWAETKELLASDGAQNDYFSWSVGISNDTVIVGAPRDDDNGSNSGSAYIFTSEGPAGYTVSGTILDINGNNIASAQLTKVINGTSSVINVPNGTYSFTVNHGDNVSVVPSAPGYSFPAGLADNPSWAGVVNAPVTKDFVGVLGQYDVAGTILDTNGNNIASAQLTKVINGTSSVINVPNGTYSFTVNHGDNVSVVPSAPGYSFPAGLADNPSWAGVVNAPVTKDFVGVLGQYDVVGTILDINGNNIASAQLTKVINGTSSVINVPNGAYSFTVNHGDNVSVVPSAPGYSFPAGLADNPSWAGVVNAPVTKDFVGGLG